The nucleotide window TCGATATTCCACTTTCTTTGAAGAGAAGTTCAATAACAGGGCTTGGAATACTAACAGCGCCTCAACTTTTCTGTTATCTTCACTCACGGGCATTGATTTCCCAACTTGCGCCCCAACTGCGCTATAACTTCGTAAGTTAAAGTCTTGCAACTCGTGCAACTCATGTCCGATCGCCCCAACACTCGTGAAAACCGCGATGTTTCGCTTATCAAGTCTGCTCCCTTCTTTGCAGACCTGAACGATGCCTCCATAGATCAAGCCACCGCCCATGCGGTGATTCGCAGCCATCCTGCAAATCAGGTGATCTTGCTGGAGAATGATTGGGGTAGCTCGGTCTACTTCATTTTGGAAGGCTGGGTGAAAATTCGCACCTATAACTTAGACGGCAAAGAAGTCACGCTTAATATTCTAGGGAAAGGCGAAGTTTTTGGTGAAATGGCTCCTCTCGATGAAGCCCCTCGCTCTACCGATGTCATGACTCTGGTACCCACCATTATTGCCAACGTTCCTGCCCAAGACTTTGTTCACCTCTTGAGCATTGAGGCACAGGCAGGCATTCGGTTGGCGAAGCTAATGGCACGAAGGCTGCGTCAGGTCAATCGGCGGCTGCGCTTGCGCGAGTCGGATAGTACGTCGCGGGTGGCAGATGTGCTGTTGTTTTTGGCAGATGGACAGGGCATTCATGGGGATCAGGGCATTGAAATTCCTAACTTGCCCCACCGCGAACTAAGTAGTCTCAGTGGCTTGGCGCGGGAAACCGTCACACGGGTGCTGAGCAAACTAGAGAAGAAGGGTTTAATCCAAAGAAATCAAGATATTCTATGCATTCCCAGTGCGGCTGCCCTAGAAAAGATCATGGTTTAGCTTTAGGATTTTTGATTTTGCTTGAGGATTTTTGATTTTGTATGATGTAGATTTTTGTACGACGTAGGTATAGATACAAATAGATGGAGACCTGGGCATTATGGAGTAGCCCAGAGGAAATTCATAGAAGAGCGAGAATGACTCCATGTTCCCTATAGTCGTCCATGAAGCAACTGTTCGCGTGTTTAACTACTATTTTGAAGGACAAATTTGCCAAGGCATGTGCTGCTTTAGGAAATTTTATAGGCTTGTAAACACCTTCAGCCGACGCGATCGCTCTCAAGCCTGTACTACAGCCCAAGCTCTGAGCCATGAAGAAGAGCAAGCCGTGATTACAGCATCCGACCAATTCTATAAAGTTTGGCTTGAAATCCGCTCTTCTGTTGAATCTGAAGAAGGATCGGTGTTAGACAGCTAAGAAACGCTGAATCACTTCATTGCTGAGTTCATGAGTTGCCCCCGAAGCCACAATGCCGCCTTTTTGCATGGCGTAATACCAATCGGCTTGCCGCACAAAGTGCAGGTGCTGTTCTACTAACAGAACTGAAATGCCAGTCGTTGCGACAATTTTTCGTACGGCAGATTCAATATCTAAAATAATAGAAGGTTGAATTCCTTCGGTCGGCTCATCTAAAACCAAGAGTTGCGGCTTACCCATCAGGGCACGAGCGATCGCCAATTGCTGCTGCTGCCCCCCGCTCAAGTCGCCGCCCATCCGTGACAACATCGTCTCGAGGACAGGGAATAGCTCAAAAATTTCGTCGGGAACGACCTGCGTATTGTGAGGGCGATCGGCTCTAGCTTCATAGCCCAACAGCAGATTCTCTTTGACCGTTAAGCGGGGAATCACCTCACGACCCTGAGGAACATAACCAATGCCAATGCGAGCCCGTTGGTCGGGGCGCTTGGCTAGAATTCCTTGCCCATTAAACACCAAATTGCCACTACGGGGTTTCAGCAAACCCATGATAGTTTTGAGCAGAGTGGTTTTCCCTACGCCATTTCGCCCAATTAGGCAGACCATTTTCCCTTTCGGTACGCTTAAATCAACATTACGAAGAATATGGCTTTCGCCGTAATAAACATTTAGCCCCGATACTTGCAGCATAGAGGCAGTATCAGCAGGAGAAGTCAGGGTGACAGAATTAAGTTGGGTCATGGTGGAGTAGAAAGAAGATGAGAACGATTTTTAAGGGGATCATTTTTGAGGAACTCTTTAATGACGCTTAGGGAGTTGCAATTAAATAACGCTCCGAACCGCCCCCTAAATCCCCCATTTTGGGGGACTTCCGAACCTTTCAAAGTCCCCCAAAATGGGGGATTTAGGGGGCTGAAAAGTCAATGCATTTCACTGGTGTTTTATTTTCACGCAACTCCCTTAGTTTAAAATCATTACCTCTTCATGTCCCGCCTCCTGTCCCAAATACACCTCAATGACTCGGGGATCGACCTGAACCTTGTCGAATGCCCCTTCGCACAGCACAGATCCTTGGTGCAAAACCGTGACCGAACCTTGGGCAATTTGGCGGACAAACTCCATATCATG belongs to Timaviella obliquedivisa GSE-PSE-MK23-08B and includes:
- a CDS encoding Crp/Fnr family transcriptional regulator is translated as MSDRPNTRENRDVSLIKSAPFFADLNDASIDQATAHAVIRSHPANQVILLENDWGSSVYFILEGWVKIRTYNLDGKEVTLNILGKGEVFGEMAPLDEAPRSTDVMTLVPTIIANVPAQDFVHLLSIEAQAGIRLAKLMARRLRQVNRRLRLRESDSTSRVADVLLFLADGQGIHGDQGIEIPNLPHRELSSLSGLARETVTRVLSKLEKKGLIQRNQDILCIPSAAALEKIMV
- the urtE gene encoding urea ABC transporter ATP-binding subunit UrtE → MLQVSGLNVYYGESHILRNVDLSVPKGKMVCLIGRNGVGKTTLLKTIMGLLKPRSGNLVFNGQGILAKRPDQRARIGIGYVPQGREVIPRLTVKENLLLGYEARADRPHNTQVVPDEIFELFPVLETMLSRMGGDLSGGQQQQLAIARALMGKPQLLVLDEPTEGIQPSIILDIESAVRKIVATTGISVLLVEQHLHFVRQADWYYAMQKGGIVASGATHELSNEVIQRFLAV